AAATTCGCAGCTAATATAGTAACAATGCCAGGAACCTCATAATTTAAATGCCAAATTAAAAAAGGGGCAATATACAAGCTAAAGAAAAAAAGCGACAAAGCTGAGATTAGACAAATAATTCCTAAAATATACAACTTGTTATTACTTTCATATCGATCAGGCTCCATAATATTCATTCCATAAATAAGTTCATCTTAAAAAACAAGGAGATAAATAAAAGATAGCAGATGAAGGCCAATAAGTACACTCGCAGATGTCGTTTCATAAGCAACAAATAAGAACCAGAAATACTCTTATGTTACTCTACGATCATTATCTTCATTATTACAAGAATAAAAACGTTTCATACTCATCAATAGACCTCTTTCCAAGCTCTACTATTAAAAATAATCTTATTTTATGTTGAACTTACATTAATTGGTTTACAATGAATCTATTGCTCACTAATTTGAATAAAAGTAAACCATGAAACGATATGTTTTTATGCTTTCAGATGGTACTGGTATTACTGCTGAAACACTAGGCCATAGCCTAATCACACAATTTGAAAATATTGAATTTGAAAAACAAACCATCCCCTACATTGATTCAGTGCAAAAAGCAGAAACTGTCGTTCTACGTATTAATCAAACTTTTGAAGAGCAAGGAATCAGACCTCTCGTATTTATGACATTGGTCAATCCTGAAATCAGGCAGCATATCAAGAAAGCTAATGCATGTGTCTTTGATTTATTCAGTACCTTTATTGGTCCTCTAGAAACAGAGCTGCTTGAAAAATCCTCTTACACTGTAGGTCGAACCCACGGAGTTGCGGACGACAAATCGTATTCACATCGTATAGAAGCTGTTGATTTTGCCTTAGCCCATGATGATGGGATAAAAACACGCGGTTATGAGAAGGCAGATATTATTTTAATTGGAGT
This Legionella fallonii LLAP-10 DNA region includes the following protein-coding sequences:
- the ppsR gene encoding posphoenolpyruvate synthetase regulatory kinase/phosphorylase PpsR; this translates as MKRYVFMLSDGTGITAETLGHSLITQFENIEFEKQTIPYIDSVQKAETVVLRINQTFEEQGIRPLVFMTLVNPEIRQHIKKANACVFDLFSTFIGPLETELLEKSSYTVGRTHGVADDKSYSHRIEAVDFALAHDDGIKTRGYEKADIILIGVSRCGKTPSCLYMALQYGILAANYPFTEEDLMGFKLPEVLRSYKQKLFGLTIDTQRLQQIRSERRPNSKYASAEQCRLEVTEVETMYQREKIPYINSTKYSIEEIATKVLAAAGLQRKI